gagtgccggctggccagtccagatacactcctactctTTGGGAGCTGGAGGACGGGACATCTATGGTAGTGTGATTATCATTGTGCTTGATCTTGTAACTGTTGTCAGAGCAGGACAGACTCCAGGACTTGTCATTGTATCCAAGCCCACAGTccttaccccctcctctcctgctgATTCCTTTATATGTCATTCCTATGTCAGCCTCTctcccactccactctacctcccagtaacagcgcccagtCAGACCCGCTCTACACAGCACCTGTCTCCATTCCtcaaatctctctgggtgatcaggatacTGCTTCTCCGCTCTCCTACatgtcacctttctgttctcctcagacagagagaggtgtctgtttactgtgtttgtgtccagtgtgagatcacaggcatctgatggatgaaaccagacacaatattagaaatcatcatcattcacattagaatgttaactCACTTTTCACCATTAATTTAATGTAGATGTTTCTAGGTGTCAAAAGGAGAAGTTAACTTGAGACTTATTGAATGATCATATGTTATTCTGTGTGGTAATATAAACACGCTTATTCccattaattacacacacacacacacatttctaatGTAACACGAACACACATTGTCAAATCAACTCTTTCTAAACTTTGGTGTCCCTGATTTCTGCTTCTGTAGAACTACAGCTGATATTTAATGTGACCAAGTAAGTAGTGATGGTGGTCTTTGACTTTGACTTCACTTGAATTAAGACAGTCAACACTTACATTTTCTGAGCCCAGGTTTCATTGTGTactctccaccatgttccacactgTAGCGGTAAGCAGAAGAACAGATAGCCATTGAGTGATAAATGTGaattcaagcacacacacacacacacacacacacacacacacacacacacacacacacacacacacacacacacacacacacacacacacacacacacacacacacacacacacacacacacacacacacacacacacacacacacacacacacacacacgatcagcATATAATAcaacagaaagtattcagaccccttgagttacacacacacacgatcagcATATaatacaatgcattcagaaagtattcagaccccttgagttttcccacattttgttaggttacagccttattctaaattgggttaaattgtttttttctttatcaaactacagactatacaccataatgacaaagcaaaaacaggttttatagTTTTTTtgcacattaaaaaaaaattacattaaaatacatttacataagtattcagatcctttactcagtactttgttgaagcacctttggcagtgattacagccttgagtctccttgtgtatgacgctacaagcttggcacacctatatttggggcacttcttccattcttctctgcagatcctctcaagctctgtcaggttggatggggagcgtcgctgcacagctattttcaggtctctccagagatgttcgattgggttcaagtccgggctctggctgggccactcaaggacattcagagactcatGCCGAAGCCACTGCTATGTTGTCTTTGCTTTatgcttagggccgttgtcctgttggaaggtgaaccttcgccccagtctgaggtcctgagcgctctggagcaagttttcatcaaggatctctctgtactttgctcctttcatctttcccttgatcctgtctcctagtccctgccgctgaaaaacatccccacagcatgatgctgccaccaccatgcttcactgttgagatggtgccaggtttcttccaggtgtgatgcttggcattcaagccaaagagttcaatcttggtttcatcagaccagagaatcttgtttctcatggtctgagagtcctttaggttccttttggcacactccaagcgggctgttatgcgccttttactgaggagtggcttctgtctggccactctaccataaaggcctgattggtggagtggtgtagagatggttgtccttctggaaggttctcccatatccacagaggaactctggagctctgtcagagagaccattgggttcttcgtcacctccctgaccaaggcacttctcccccgattgctcagtttggccgggcggccagctctaggaagtcttggtggttccaaacttcttccatttaagaatgatggaggccactgtgttcttggggaccttcaacgctgcagacatttttggtacctttccccagatctatggctccacacaatcctgtctctgagctctacggacaattccttcaacctcatagcttggttgttgctctgacatgTCAAacgtaggaccttatatagacaagtgtgtgcctttccaaatcatgtccaatcaattgaatttaccacaggtggactccaatcaggttgtagaaacatctcaaggatgatcaatggaaacaggatgcacctgagctcaatttcgagtctcatagcaaagggtctgaatacttctgtaaataaggtatttcagttttcttTTTAAACTATAAACTATGATCCTTGTTATGACCatctaaaacaattccatatgttagcttagcatGTTAGCCCCCCTCCCCcaggcttagacagggcttagactcaaCATCTGATTGGCCCTTTAAGTCCAATTCTTTAAATTGAACATGTCTAATATGAACATTTACATAAATCAGGGTTCCCTAACTGGCAGCACACAGGCTGAATTTGGCCCGCAGATGATTTTCTTCAgcaccccaagttttctgagcaaaaataatatatacatatatttatatactgtatatatatatttttacataagactgtaaaaacaccagagaTCCAAGTTATTTTAATTTTGTAAATCTGTTCCAAATTACtcccacacataatagagagatgtgtgattgtatacaaatgtaagcaaggtttgaaattattatgtttaagtcaaatattgtatctgttttggcttcttgctgccaatttgcagtctacaaatgatttgtaattatgttccggccctctgaccatccgctcaagaaaaatacatctaggctgaatctagttgatgatccctcacataaaccctctacatacctgagtttctccagtctgcagtgtggatcctccagtccagcagagagcagtctgactcctgagtctcctgggtgattgtagctcagatccagctctctcaggtgtgaggggtttgacctcagagctgagaccagagaagcacagcctttctctgtgactagacagcctgacaatctgcaaagagtcaaatcatattaaaaccacactgctattctttggtggtgaaaatagtggCAATATATTTTTTCAACATGTTCAGATACATCAGTTTCCTGAAACCTGCCATATCTATTCATAAATGGATGTTTTGTTATACAAAATTATACATGATCAAAGTATTGCTCGTAGAGAGAAACATGTatagtacaaatatttgagtagactgaccagaccattttaaaaagcagtatctgtcaaaagacagacagtgagatatcagatttagattgtattgagtatacTGTCCACACCATATGTATTTTTTACAGTGAAGCTAACattagcattttggatttgagctCAAATGTTTCATATTAGCTGACAGTAAATAATGTCAAATTTATTTTCAGGGTACTTTTATACATATCTCTTTCACGTTCCGAAATaacagcactttatgtatctagtccctccATTTGAAGATGTCATAAGTATTCTGACAAATTAATCTCAGCCagccgagccacggcctgttcactacgctatcatccagaaggcgaggtcagtagaagtgcatcaaagctgagaccgagagactgaaaaacagcttttatctcaaggccatcagactgttaaatggcCATCACTAGTGAGCCTTCACCCAGTACCCGGcactgaacttagtcactgtcactagccgaccACCACCCAGTTGCTCTACCATGCACCTTAGatgctgctgccctatgtacatagacatggaacactggacactttaaaaacatttacataatgttttacccatttcatatgtacattgccgtgaaaaagtatttgccctttCTGATTATctttatttttgcatatttttttatactgaatgttatcagatcttcaaccaaaacttTACAATGCAGTGTATGATCTGTTTCACCCTTAtgactccacccccctccaggtgtgggAAAACTTCCCCATTAtcctgtgtacttatacctgtgttgtctgtttgtctgttgccagttcgtcttttcGTTCAAGCCTACCAACGTTTGTCTCAGCGCCTGCTTTTCCCACAGTCTCTCTtgttctcgtcctcctggtttttgacccttgcctctCCTGACCTTGTAACcgcccacctgtccactctgcctgtccctgcctgctgtcctgtaccttggcctctacTCTGGAGAATCTGCCCCTGCCTGACTTGACCTGTCGTTTAACTGCCCCTATGGTTGCAATAAAAATtattacttcacacagtctgcacttgggtcttaccttgattccttaTAGTGTATGGTTTTCACCAGATATAATAGTTCCCATGTCAATCAAAAAGTTGATTCAAGTTTGCTAGAAAGGCACCTGGAAGCACCTTGATGATCATCAAGACTTGGAAAAATGTtttatggacagatgagtcaaaataATAACTGTTTGGACTACATGGATCCCATTATGCCTGGTGAAaagcaaacactgcattccacagtaagaaacTCATACCAACggtccagcatggtggtggtagtgtgatggtttgggatgctttgctgcctcactGTCCCAACAGTGGTGTGGACTATGTGTGCCTGGTAAATACATGTGAATATAGAGATCAATTAATAACTTGTTGACCAAatacaggaatactgacctcagagtctccagtttgCAGTGGGGAgtccccagtccagcagagagcagcttcgttcctgaatccttcaggtcattgttactcaggtccagctctctcaggtgtgaggggtttgacctcagagctgagaccagagaagcacagccttcctctgtgactagacagcctgacagcctgcaaagagtaAAATAATTTTAGATATcacactgctattctttggtggtgaaaatagCGGCAATATATTTTTTCAACATGTTCAGATACATCAGTGTCCTGAAACCTGCCATATCTATTCATTGATAGATGTATCATTCTTAAAAATGTAATATTATCGAAGTattgcttgtagatagaaacatgtgtagtacaaatatttgagtagactgaccagaccagtttaaaaagcagtatcagtcaaaagacagacagtgaggtatcatatttagattgtattgagtacAGCCCACACCATATCAATTTTGACAGTTAAGCTAACATTTTTAAATGTGCTCTATACTGACTACTCCAGCAGTAATAAGAATTCAGATAAATTAACTTATAGTGTaataaaagtagtcaaaagttgtaTTTGGTTCCATATTCCTGTTATGCAATGGCTACAGCATCCGGTGTCACGGGAAGGcgcagaagatcatcaaggatctctatttACCccttttctgattttctctatttttgcatattttttatactgaatgtCAGGCAtggctttgctgcctcaggacctggacgacttgcctttatagaaggaaccatgaattctgttCTGTATCAgataattctacaggagaatgtcaggccatccatctgtgagctgaagcacagctgggtcatgcagcaagacaatgatccaaaacatacAATGAAGACtgcatgaaaatggctaaaaagcaacacatttaaagttttggaatggcctagtcaaagtccagacctaatcctaATTCAGATGtagtggcaggacttgaaatgagaagttcgctgagttaaagcagttctgcatgcaagagcgGGCCACAATCCCTCCACAGAGATGTGAGAGTCGGATCAACAACTAGTCATTGCAGCTGAAGGTGGTACAACCAGTTGTTGAGTGTAAGGGTGCAATTACGTTTTCACAGGGGCATTATGTGTTGCAtatctttgtttatgaaataaattaaataagtatgtattgttgtgttatttgttcactcagattccctttatctaatatcagGTTTTGGGTGAAGagctgataacattcagtatcaacaatatgcaaaagtagagaaaatcagaaaaggggcaaatactttttcaatgCACTGCATAAATTGTACTCTAGTCAAGTCCATCctatttaactattgctgtaTATTAACTATTATATCAACGTATTCTTCAGATGTACTgcatattctatccacatactgtccataatgttttTACATCACACACTCcagactccgacattgctcatcctaatatttagatatttcttaattccattattttacttttagatgtgtgtattgttgtgaattgttagacatTACACCACTGCtggaactaggaacacaagcatttcgctacaccggcaataacatctgctaaataaatgtgtatgtgatcaatacaatttgatttgatttctcacAAACCCATTGATAGAAttttcagtttgttttggttgtattTTGGGTTGTGTTTTGACCAATAGTAACTGAATGAGGGATGATGACTGGAGTAATTTTCTTTTTAAGTGAGTAGAtaacatgtttctaaacactactaAATTAATCCTGATGTTGCCATGATTAAGaaaaagtgttcagaaacatcttctaTTCTTCAGTACAAGTGAAGTGACTCCAAAATAACATCGGACATTTTTCACCACTCAGTTACTATTGGGAAAAACATTATCCAAAACACAACATAAACAAagtgcaaatgcatccaacaagtttgtagagtcacaagcttgatggaATCCCTTCAggcaaggaatatgggaccaattACTAAACCTTTAACTACTTTCATACACtgagtgaatttgtccaaataactTCTTCAAATAGGAGAACTACATgatgctttcatttctaaacatgTGTATGAATACGCCCACGACCAAAaatgtgacattctgtactgtcgcctaatatgaaacattttatctcaaatccaaaatgctggagcatagCATCACATTTAAAACTGTAacttcactgtccaaacacatatgATGTGGACTATGTGTgcctggtaaacacatgtggatctggtgaacagttatcacttgttgaccaactacaggaatactgacctcagagtctccagtttacagtggggattccccagtccagcagaaagcagcttcactcctgaatccttcaggtcattgttactcagatccagctctctcaggtgtgagggatTTGActccagagctgagaccagagaagcacagccttcatCTGTGACTAGACAGCGTGACAGCCTGACAAAGAGTCAAATCATAAAATATCACATTCctattctttggtggtgaaaatagtggCAGTATATTTTTTCAACGTTTTCAGACACATCAGTGTCCTGAAACATTCCATATCTATTCACAAATAGATGTATcattattaaaaatgtaaaagtatCAAAGTATTGCTCGTAGAGAGAAAAATGTATAGTACAAATATCtgagtagactgaccagaccagtttaaaaaacagtatcagtcaaaagacagacagtgaggtatcagatttagattgtattgagtgtacagtccacaccatatctatttTGACAGTTAAGCTAACATTTAAAATTTGGCTCTATAttacagcattttggatttgagatcaaatgtttcatatataAGGTAACAGTatataatgtcaccttttatttgagggtattttcatacgtGTCTGTTTCACAGTTTAGAAAGGAAAGCACTTGACGTGTCTAGACCCACCATTTGAAAAGTCATACGTATTCAGATTAATACACTATAATTGAAtttaagtagtcaaaagtttagtatttggccCCATGTtcctacatcaagcttgtgactgaaACTCATTGGTTGAATTTTCAGTTTGTTTTGATTGTGTTATGTTTTGGCCAATAGTAACTGAATGAGGGATGATGACTGGAGTAATTTTCTGTCTACGTGAGTAGAtaacatgtttctaaacactactaAAATAATTCTGATGATGCCATGATTAAGtaaaagtgttcagaaacatcttctTGTTTCTTACTTACAATACAAgtgaagtgactccaaaatgacaggaTATTACTCACCATTCAGTGTCTATTGGGAAAAACATcatccaaaacacaaccaaaacaaactgcaaatgcattcaacaagtttgtagagtcacaagcttgatgtaatcccTTCAggcaaggaatatgggaccaaatactaaacctttgactactttaatacactgagtgaatttgtccaaataattACGACTGCTTCAAATGGGAGAACTACATACatattggggcagcaggtagcctagtggttagagcgttgggctagtaaccgaaaggtgcaagtaagaatccccgagctgacaaggcacaaatctgtcgttcttcctctgaacaaggctgttcctaggccgtcattgaaaataagaatttgttcaaaactgacttgcctagttaaataaatgtaaaataaaaaaaaataaacatacatAACGTTATTTCATTTCTATactgtaaaacagatatgtatgaatacgccccccccaaaaaaaggtgacattctgttctGGCGCTTAATATGAAACATtctatctcaaatccaaaatgctggaccATGGTGCCAAATGTAAAACTGTAAAattcactgtccaaacacatatggtgtgAACTATGTGTgcctggtaaacacatgtggatctggtgaacagttatcacttgtttACCAACTTCaagaatactgacctcagagtctccagtttacagtgtatatcctccagtccagcagagagcagtctgactcctgagtctcctgggtgattgtagctcaggtccagctctctcagatgTGAGGGGTTTGAtttcagagctgagaccagagaagcacagccttcatctgtgactagacagcctgacagcctgcaaacagtaaacattatttatttttttaaagttaaacagctattctttggtggtgaaaGAAAAAATAAGTAAAGTCAAATATCAGTGTCCTGAAACAGGCCATATGGATTCATAAACTGCTGTATCATTATAAATTATCAAAGTattgcttgtagatagaaacatgtatagtacaaatatttgagtagactgaccagaccagtttaaaaatcagtatcagtcaaaagacagacaTTGAGGTgtcagatttagattgtattgagtatacagtccacaccatatctattttgacagtgaagctaacattttaaatttCTCtgtatactccagcattttgaatttgagatcaaatgtttcatatataAGGTGACAGAATATAGTTTCACCTTATATTTGTCTGTTTCACCGTTTAGAAATGATAGaactttatgtatctagttccCCCATTTGAAGATATGATATACTTTCTTTACTCTGAAGGGAAATGTTACTTGGACAATACAGAGTGCTGCTGCTTCCACATAGATGCATaaatacatacactatatatacaaaataatgcggacaccccttcaaatcagTGGATTCGGCATttcatattataataataatataaaatacagCATACATGTTATTtctgccacacccgttgctgacagttgtaaaaaaatagagcacacagccatgcaatctccatagacaaacattgacagaagAATGACctaactgaagagctcagtggcttAACGTGACAACGTCATAGAATTCCACctctccaacaagtcagtttgtcaagttTCTGctatgctagagctgcccccggtcaactgtaagtgctgttattgtgaagtggaaatgtctcggAGTAAAAATGGATCAGCCGCGAAATGGTAGGACGCACAAGCTAACAGAAAAGGATAGGtgtgtgctgaagcgcgtagcatggaaaaatggtctgtcctctgttgcaacactcactatcaagttccaaactgcctctggaagccacgtcagcacaataactgttctttgggagcttcatgaaattgggtttccatggccgagcagtcgcacacaagcctaaaatcaccatgcgcaaatgccaagcgtcggctgtagTAGTGTAAAGTTCGCCGCCATTggcctctggagcagtggaaatgcgttctctagagtgatgaatcacacttcaccatctggcagtccaacaaaCCAGCTTCCTCCTGAAGCTATGATGGCAGAGTCCCTGCCCCCTCACCTTGTGAACCAACACTTGCACTTGACTACCCCCCCAGCTCTGACTTGAACTGATGTGTACTTACTATGccagtgatatgtggttgtcccacctagctatcttaagatgaatgtgctaattgtaagttgctctggataagagtgtctgctaaatgactaaaatgttaatgTCCCCCCCGCTGTTGAGCCGTTTTACAAACAAATGTTGTTCAGTCTGCAAATAGGCCTATAATCTTCCCTGCTGTCTTGGTTAGTCTCAGGATTTGGGATTTGAGCTGCAgtgtcaggttaccaaaccatgtaacaatGAGCTGCAGTGTCaagttaccaaaccatgtaacaatGAGCTGCAgtgtcaggttaccaaaccaagTAACAATGAGCAGCAGTGTCaagttaccaaaccatgtaacaatGAGCTGCAgtgtcaggttaccaaaccatgtaacaatGAGCTGCAgtgtcaggttaccaaaccaagTAACAATGAGCAGCAGTGTCaagttaccaaaccatgtaacaatGAGCTGCAgtgtcaggttaccaaaccatgtaacaatGAGCTGCAgtgtcaggttaccaaaccatgtaacaatGAGCTGTActgtcaggttaccaaaccatgtaacaatGAGCTGTActgtcaggttaccaaaccatgtaacaatgagttgtattttgtatttattatggatccccattagttcctgccaaggcagcagctactcttcctggggtccactacATCATCACATCACATGACCACTACATAGATATTATCCACAGAGCAACATTtgcaataccaccatacaacaatattaaaatgtacgtgtgtgtagagtttgTGTGCACGTGTGAGTGTGTGCCTGGGTTTCTCTTCACAGTCTGAGTTGCTCCATAAGGTGTAGTTTTATACGTTTTTTTATCTGACTTATTATTGTTTACAGTGAATTACCATTGAATCAGcactgtatctggtcaaacacaatttttttcaaAAGTTTAATCATATT
The sequence above is a segment of the Salvelinus alpinus chromosome 1, SLU_Salpinus.1, whole genome shotgun sequence genome. Coding sequences within it:
- the LOC139574172 gene encoding stonustoxin subunit beta-like; the protein is MKPGLRKYACDLTLDTNTVNRHLSLSEENRKVTCRRAEKQYPDHPERFEEWRQVLCRAGLTGRCYWEVEWSGREADIGMTYKGISRRGGGKDCGLGYNDKSWSLSCSDNSYKIKHNDNHTTIDVPSSSSQRVGVYLDWPAGTLSFYRVSSDSLTHLYTFTSTFTEPLYPGFRVYYDTSVSLCQVVPVSNTT